The following is a genomic window from Hyperolius riggenbachi isolate aHypRig1 chromosome 4, aHypRig1.pri, whole genome shotgun sequence.
GATGTTCATGTCTACtatatgcctctgaggaagctgcttTTGGCTGTGAAACACGTGTCGGGCAGTCTTTTTGTGAATTGGAATTCTGAATTATGTCCATACCTTGTATCTGCAACCTAAAAGGGTAGTGATTGAAGAATAGTGAAACTGTTCCTTTAAAACCCTGTGAAGAGAGgtaaaccgagagcccgatatggtgtaataTGTAAATGTAATGGTATCTGGTGATAAAGaaggtgattatactcacaaaggtaggtcgccaccaaggcaaccactgggcgagcaggcggggagaattataacctgaccccgctcaggtctaGGAAGTCGCTCTCTAGCTACGAAAAAGTGGggatcagggatgctcggatacccctttttattattcgagttaggtcgaattcgaatagtaaattattcgagttaggtcgaatattcgagtcgcatattttttactattcgattcgacctcggtattcgagctcactattcgagtcggtattcgagctcattattcgagctgactattcgaattggccttaaatagcttccaacacttgttttgagggtgaatgatgcaagaaacatccttttttccaagtaacaacagcaagtgattatgtggggatgttctttaaaaaaaaaaaaaaaagtttgaatgagaaggtgtccaAAAATctattcagtactgtatatacttcttcatcttcttctttatcttcttcttcttcttctatatcttctatatcttcttctatttcttctatatcttcttctatttcttctatatcttctttttctatttcttctatatcttcttcttctatttcttctaaatcttcttcttcttcttctatatcttcttcttcttcttctatttcttcttcttctatttcttcttcttctatatcttctttgtcttctatatcttcttcttcttcttctatatcttcttcttcttcttctatatcttcttcttcttcttcttcttctatatcttcttcttcttcttcttcttgtatttcttctatatcttcttcttgtatttcttcttcttcttcttcttcttcttcttcttcttctacttcttcttcttcttctacttcttcttcttcttcttcttctacttcttcttcttcttcttcttcttcttcttcttcttcttcttcttcttcttcttcttcttcttcttcttcttcttcttcttcttcttcttcttcttcttcttcttcttcttcttcttcttcttcttcttcttcttcttcttcttcttcttcttcttcttcttcttcttcttcttcttcttcttcttcttcttcttcttcttcttcttcttcttcttcttcttcttcttcttcttcttctactactactactactactacttcttcttcttcttcttctacttcttcttcttcttcttcttctacttNNNNNNNNNNNNNNNNNNNNNNNNNNNNNNNNNNNNNNNNNNNNNNNNNNNNNNNNNNNNNNNNNNNNNNNNNNNNNNNNNNNNNNNNNNNNNNNNNNNNNNNNNNNNNNNNNNNNNNNNNNNNNNNNNNNNNNNNNNNNNNNNNNNNNNNNNNNNNNNNNNNNNNNNNNNNNNNNNNNNNNNNNNNNNNNNNNNNNNNNtctacttcttcttctacttcttcttctacttcttctacttcttctacttcttctacttcttcttcttcttctacttcttcttcttcttcttcttctacttcttctacttcttcttcttctacttcttctacttcttctacttcttctacttcttctacttcttctacttcttctacttctacttcttctactccttcttcttctacttctacttcttctacttcttctactttttcttcttcttcttctactttttcttcttcttcttctactttttcttcttcttcttctacttcttcttcttcttcttcttcttcttcttcttcttctacttcttcttcttcttctacttcttctacttcttcttcttcttcttctacttcttcttcttctacttcttcttcttctacttctacttcttctacttcttctacttcttctacttcttctacttcttctacttctacttcttctacttcttctacttcttcttctacttcttcttctacttcttctacttcttctacttctacttcttctacttcttctacttcttcttctacttcttcttctacttcttctacttcttctacttcttctacttcttcttctacttcttcttcttctacttcttctacttctacttcttctacttcttcttctacttcttcttctacttcttctacttcttctacttcttctacttctacttcttctacttcttctacttctacttcttctacttctacttcttctacttctacttcttctacttcttctacttcttcttctacttcttcttcttcttcttcttcttcttctacttcttcttcttctacttcttcttcttctacttcttcttcttctacttcttctacttcttcttcttcttcttcttcttctacttcttctacttcttctacttcttcttctacttcttctacttcttcttctacttcttctacttcttctacttcttctacttcttcttctacttcttcttcttctacttcttctacttcttctacttctacttcttctacttcttctacttctacttcttctacttcttcttctacttcttcttctacttcttcttcttcttcttcttcttcttctacttctacttcttctacttcttcttcttctacttcttctacttcttctacttcttctacttcttctacttctacttcttcttctacttctacttcttcttcttcttcttctacttcttcttcttctacttcttcttcttcttcttcttctacttcttctacttcttcttcttctacttcttctacttcttcttctacttcttctacttcttcttctacttcttctacttcttcttctacttcttctacttcttcttctacttcttctacttcttctacttcttctacttcttcttctacttcttcttcttctacttcttctacttcttctacttcttctacttctacttcttctacttcttctacttctacttcttctacttcttcttctacttcttcttctacttcttctacttcttctacttctacttcttcttcttcttctacttcttcttcttcttctacttcttcttcttctacttcttctacttcttctacttcttctacttctacttcttcttctacttctacttcttcttctacttctacttcttcttcttcttctacttcttctacttcttcttcttctacttcttctacttcttctacttctacttcttcttcttcttcttcttctacttctacttcttcttcttcttcttcttcttcttcttcttcttcttcttcttcttcttcttcttcttcttcttctacttcttcttcttctacttcttcttcttctacttcttctacttcttcttcttcttctacttcttcttcttcttctacttctacttcttctacttctacttctacttcttcttcttcttcttcttcttcttcttctacttcttcttctacttcttcttctacttcttctacttcttctacttcttctacttcttcttcttcttctacttcttcttcttcttcttcttctacttcttctacttcttcttcttctacttcttcttcttctacttcttctacttcttctacttcttctacttcttctacttcttctacttcttctacttcttctacttcttctacttctacttcttctactccttcttcttctacttctacttcttctacttcttctactttttcttcttcttcttctactttttcttcttcttcttctactttttcttcttcttcttctacttcttcttcttcttcttcttcttcttcttcttcttcttctacttcttcttcttcttctacttcttctacttcttcttcttcttcttctacttcttcttcttctacttcttcttcttctacttctacttcttctacttcttctacttcttctacttcttctacttcttctacttctacttcttctacttcttctacttcttcttctacttcttcttctacttcttctacttcttctacttctacttcttctacttcttctacttcttcttctacttcttcttctacttcttctacttcttctacttcttctacttcttcttctacttcttcttcttctacttcttctacttcttctacttcttcttctacttcttcttctacttcttcttctacttcttctacttcttctacttcttctacttctacttcttctacttcttctacttctacttcttctacttctacttcttctacttctacttcttctacttcttctacttcttcttctacttcttcttcttcttcttcttcttcttcttctacttcttcttcttctacttcttcttcttctacttcttcttcttctacttcttctacttcttcttcttcttcttcttctacttcttctacttcttctacttcttcttctacttcttctacttcttcttctacttcttctacttcttcttctacttcttctacttcttcttctacttcttcttcttctacttcttctacttcttctacttcttctacttctacttcttctacttcttcttctacttcttcttctacttcttcttcttcttcttcttcttcttcttcttctacttcttctacttcttcttcttctacttcttctacttcttctacttctacttcttcttctacttctacttcttcttcttcttcttctacttcttcttcttctacttcttcttcttcttcttcttcttcttctacttcttcttcttcttcttcttcttctacttctacttcttctacttctacttctacttcttcttcttcttcttcttcttcttcttcttcttctacttcttcttctacttcttcttctacttcttctacttcttctacttcttctacttcttcttcttcttctacttcttcttcttcttcttcttctacttcttctacttcttcttcttctacttcttctacttcttctacttcttcttctacttcttctacttctacttctacttctacttcttctacttcttctacttctacttctacttcttctacttctacttcttctacttcttctacttctacttctacttcttctacttcttctacttctacttcttctacttctacttcttctacttctacttctacttcttctacttctacttctacttcttctactacttctacttctacttcttctacttcttctacttctacttctacttctacttcttctacttcttcttcttctacttcttctacttctacttctacttcttctacttctacttcttctacttcttctacttctacttcttctacttctacttcttctacttctacttctacttcttctacttcttctacttctacttcttctacttctacttcttctacttctacttctacttctacttcttctacttcttctacttctacttcttctacttctacttcttctacttctacttctacttcttctacttctacttctacttcttctactacttctacttctacttcttctacttcttctacttctacttctacttcttctacttctacttcttctacttcttctacttctacttcttctacttctacttctacttcttctacttcttctacttcttcttcttctacttcttcttcttcttcttcttctacttcttctacttcttcttcttcttcttcttcttctacttctacttcttctacttctacttcttcttcttcttcttcttcttctacttcttcttctacttcttcttctacttcttctacttcttctacttcttctacttcttcttcttcttctacttcttcttcttcttcttcttctacttcttctacttcttcttcttctacttcttctacttcttctacttcttcttctacttcttctacttctacttctacttctacttcttctacttcttctacttctacttctacttcttctacttctacttcttctacttcttctacttctacttctacttcttctacttcttctacttctacttcttctacttctacttcttctacttctacttctacttcttctacttctacttctacttcttctactacttctacttctacttcttctacttcttctacttctacttctacttctacttcttctacttcttcttcttctacttcttctacttctacttctacttcttctacttctacttcttctacttcttctacttctacttcttctacttctacttcttctacttctacttctacttcttctacttcttctacttctacttcttctacttctacttcttctacttctacttctacttctacttcttctacttcttctacttctacttcttctacttctacttcttctacttctacttctacttcttctacttctacttctacttcttctactacttctacttctacttcttctacttcttctacttctacttctacttcttctacttctacttcttctacttcttctacttctacttcttctacttctacttctacttcttctacttcttctacttcttcttcttctacttcttcttcttctacttcttcttcttctacttcttctacttcttcttctacttcttctacttcttcttcttctacttcttctacttcttctacttcttctacttcttctacttcttcttctacttcttcttctacttcttcttctacttcttcttcttcttcttcttcttcttcttcttcttcttcttcttcttcttcttcttcttcttctacttcttcttcttctacttcttcttcttctacttcttctacttcttctacttcttctacttctacttcttcttcttcttcttctacttctacttcttctacttcttcttcttctacttcttctacttctacttctacttcttctacttctacttcttcttcttctacttcttcttcttcttcttcttcttcttcttcttcttcttctacttcttcttctacttcttcttcttctacttcttctacttcttcttcttcttcttcttcttcttcttcttcttcttcttcttctacttcttcttcttcttcttctacttcttcttcttctacttcttcttcttctacttcttcttcttcttctacttctacttcttctacttctacttctacttcttctacttctacttcttctacttcttctacttcttctacttctacttctacttcttctacttctacttcttctacttcttctacttctacttctacttcttctacttctacttcttcttcttctacttcttctacttctacttcttcttcttctacttcttctacttcttcttctacttcttctacttcttctacttctacttctactacttctacttctacttcttctacttctacttcttctacttcttctacttctacttcttctacttctacttctacttcttctacttctacttcttctacttctacttcttctacttctacttctacttctacttcttctacttctacttcttctacttctacttcttctacttcttctacttctacttcttctacttctacttcttctacttcttctacttctacttctacttcttctacttctacttcttcttcttctacttcttctacttctacttcttcttcttctacttcttctacttcttcttctacttcttctacttctacttcttctacttcttctacttctacttcttctacttctacttcttctacttcttctacttctacttcttctacttctacttcttctacttctacttctacttcttctacttctacttcttctacttcttctacttctacttcttcttcttctacttcttcttcttctacttcttctacttctacttctacttctacttcttctacttcttctacttctacttctacttcttctacttctacttcttctacttcttctacttctacttctacttcttctacttcttctacttctacttcttctacttctacttcttctacttctacttctacttcttctacttctacttctacttcttctactacttctacttctacttcttctacttcttctacttctacttctacttcttctacttctacttcttctacttcttctacttctacttcttctacttctacttcttctacttctacttcttctacttcttctacttctacttcttcttcttctacttcttcttcttctacttcttctacttctacttctacttctacttcttctacttcttctacttctacttctacttcttctacttctacttcttctacttcttctacttctacttctacttcttctacttctacttcttctacttcttctacttctacttcttctacttctacttcttctacttctacttctacttcttctacttcttctacttctacttcttctacttctacttcttctacttctacttctacttctacttcttctacttcttctacttctacttcttctacttctacttcttctacttctacttctacttcttctacttctacttctacttcttctactacttctacttctacttcttctacttcttctacttctacttctacttcttctacttctacttcttctacttcttctacttctacttcttctacttctacttcttctacttctacttcttctacttctacttcttctacttcttctacttctacttcttctacttctacttctacttctacttcttctacttcttctacttctacttctacttcttctacttctacttcttctacttcttctacttctacttctacttcttctacttctacttcttctacttcttctacttctacttcttctacttctacttcttctacttctacttctacttcttctacttcttctacttctacttcttctacttctacttcttttacttctacttcttctacttctacttctacttcttctacttctacttcttctacttctacttctacttctacttctacttctacttcttctacttcttctacttctacttcttctacttctacttctacttctacttctacttcttctacttctacttctacttcttctacttctacttctacttctacttcttctacttcttctacttctacttcttctacttcttctacttctacttctacttcttctacttcttctacttcttcttctacttcttctacttcttctacttctacttcttctacttcttctacttctacttcttctacttcttctacttctacttctacttcttctacttcttctacttcttcttctacttcttctacttcttctacttctacttcttctacttcttctacttctacttcttctacttcttctacttctactt
Proteins encoded in this region:
- the LOC137504034 gene encoding uncharacterized protein; translated protein: TSSTSTSSTSTSTSSTSSTSTSSTSTSSTSTSTSTSSTSSTSTSSTSTSSTSTSTSSTSTSTSSTTSTSTSSTSSTSTSTSSTSTSSTSSTSTSSTSTSSTSTSSTSTSSTSSTSTSSTSTSTSTSSTSSTSTSTSSTSTSSTSSTSTSTSSTSTSSTSSTSTSSTSTSSTSTSTSSTSSTSTSSTSTSFTSTSSTSTSTSSTSTSSTSTSTSTSTSTSSTSSTSTSSTSTSTSTSTSSTSTSTSSTSTSTSTSSTSSTSTSSTSSTSTSTSSTSSTSSSTSSTSSTSTSSTSSTSTSSTSSTSTSTSSTSSTSSSTSSTSSTSTSSTSSTSTSSTSSTSTSTSSTSSTSSSTSSTSSTSTSSSSTSSSSTSSTSTSTSTSSTSSTSTSTSSTSTFSIS
- the LOC137504031 gene encoding uncharacterized protein, with translation SSSTSSSTSSSTSSTSSTSSTSSSSSTSSSSSSSTSSTSSSSTSSTSSTSSSTSSTSTSTSTSSTSSTSTSTSSTSTSSTSSTSTSTSSTSSTSTSSTSTSSTSTSTSSTSTSTSSTTSTSTSSTSSTSTSTSTSSTSSSSTSSTSTSTSSTSTSSTSSTSTSSTSTSSTSTSTSSTSSTSTSSTSTSSTSTSTSTSSTSSTSTSSTSTSSTSTSTSSTSTSTSSTTSTSTSSTSSTSTSTSSTSTSSTSSTSTSSTSTSTSSTSSTSSSSTSSSSTSSSSTSSTSSSTSSTSSSSTSSTSSTSSTSSTSSSTSSSTSSSTSSSSSSSSSSSSSSSSSSSSSTSSSSTSSSSTSSTSSTSSTSTSSSSSSTSTSSTSSSSTSSTSTSTSSTSTSSSSTSSSSSSSSSSSSSTSSSTSSSSTSSTSSSSSSSSSSSSSSSTSSSSSSTSSSSTSSSSTSSSSSTSTSSTSTSTSSTSTSSTSSTSSTSTSTSSTSTSSTSSTSTSTSSTSTSSSSTSSTSTSSSSTSSTSSSTSSTSSTSTSTTSTSTSSTST
- the LOC137504027 gene encoding uncharacterized protein, with product SISSSSSSISSSSSSSSISSSSSSSCISSISSSCISSSSSSSSSSSSTSSSSSTSSSSSSSTSSSSSSSSSSSSSSSSSSSSSSSSSSSSSSSSSSSSSSSSSSSSSSSSSSSSSSSSSSSSSSSSSSSSSSSSSSSSSSSTTTTTTTSSSSSSTSSSSSSSTSTSSSTSSSTSSTSSTSSTSSSSSTSSSSSSSTSSTSSSSTSSTSSTSSTSSTSSTSSTSTSSTPSSSTSTSSTSSTFSSSSSTFSSSSSTFSSSSSTSSSSSSSSSSSSTSSSSSTSSTSSSSSSTSSSSTSSSSTSTSSTSSTSSTSSTSSTSTSSTSSTSSSTSSSTSSTSSTSTSSTSSTSSSTSSSTSSTSSTSSTSSSTSSSSTSSTSTSSTSSSTSSSTSSTSSTSSTSTSSTSSTSTSSTSTSSTSTSSTSSTSSSTSSSSSSSSSTSSSSTSSSSTSSSSTSSTSSSSSSSSTSSTSSTSSSTSSTSSSTSSTSSTSSTSSSTSSSSTSSTSSTSTSSTSSTSTSSTSSSTSSSTSSSSSSSSSTSTSSTSSSSTSSTSSTSSTSSTSTSSSTSTSSSSSSTSSSSTSSSSSSSTSSTSSSSTSSTSSSTSSTSSSTSSTSSSTSSTSSSTSSTSSTSSTSSSTSSSSTSSTSSTSSTSTSSTSSTSTSSTSSSTSSSTSSTSSTSTSSSSSTSSSSSTSSSSTSSTSSTSSTSTSSSTSTSSSTSTSSSSSTSSTSSSST